A single genomic interval of Haloterrigena salifodinae harbors:
- a CDS encoding sulfatase: protein MTQIALVVLDTLRKDAFDNHFDWLPGQRFENAWSPSHWTVPVHGSLFTGKYPTEHGSIAHSKALSCRDSTLPETLASEGFSTKGFSANPFITPAFNFDRGFETFDGSFDNLPMFDEILDWGAFHEEYGDEGIRRFGRALLKCFQKDVDAVQSLKTGLQIKLREARDRQDKDSGITEAIEWFKSQKLSENEFVFFNLMEAHAPYDKIPKKYVSGSAPRELGLQHHFEPLDESQTAEAYNAAVSYLSDAYRTLFADLTRQMDYVITLGDHGELLGEHEYYGHEYGLFPELTHVPLVVSGEGLENKELDSVVSLLDVYPTVLKLAGIPSNRRGEPLLEDKMGRRAYLTEGHGLPKDRVLKLSNMGHDVERYDSVFRGIVTTDGYEYESIDGWESHSSHKSNKLQNELKDLVEQLEKHSETADRPDISQAALERLKANGYA, encoded by the coding sequence ATGACTCAAATTGCCCTAGTAGTTCTAGATACGCTCCGAAAGGATGCATTTGATAACCATTTTGACTGGCTTCCTGGTCAGCGGTTCGAGAACGCCTGGTCACCAAGTCACTGGACCGTTCCCGTACACGGTTCGTTGTTTACCGGAAAATACCCGACAGAGCATGGGAGTATAGCACACTCCAAGGCACTCTCTTGTAGAGATTCGACACTACCCGAAACGTTGGCTTCGGAAGGGTTCTCTACTAAGGGGTTTTCTGCAAATCCATTCATCACTCCAGCTTTCAATTTCGATAGAGGATTCGAGACGTTCGACGGTTCTTTCGACAATCTCCCAATGTTCGACGAGATTCTCGACTGGGGAGCGTTCCACGAGGAATACGGAGACGAAGGAATCCGCCGATTTGGGCGAGCATTATTGAAATGTTTCCAGAAGGACGTAGACGCCGTTCAGTCACTCAAAACCGGTCTCCAAATAAAACTGCGTGAAGCTAGAGACCGTCAAGATAAAGATAGCGGCATTACCGAAGCGATTGAGTGGTTCAAGAGCCAAAAGCTCAGTGAAAATGAATTCGTATTTTTCAATCTGATGGAGGCACATGCTCCCTACGATAAGATTCCTAAGAAGTATGTCTCTGGCTCGGCACCAAGGGAACTTGGTCTCCAGCACCACTTCGAACCACTTGATGAATCTCAAACGGCTGAGGCATACAATGCAGCAGTTTCCTACCTCTCTGACGCCTATAGGACATTGTTTGCAGATCTTACCAGACAAATGGACTATGTAATCACACTTGGAGATCACGGAGAACTACTTGGGGAGCATGAATACTACGGTCACGAATACGGTCTATTTCCTGAACTGACTCATGTTCCCTTGGTGGTATCGGGGGAGGGGTTAGAAAACAAGGAACTTGATTCGGTGGTCAGTCTCCTTGATGTGTATCCGACTGTGCTCAAACTTGCCGGAATTCCCTCTAATCGAAGAGGAGAGCCGTTATTAGAGGACAAAATGGGGAGACGGGCGTACCTGACTGAAGGTCACGGACTTCCCAAAGATAGGGTTCTGAAGCTTTCTAACATGGGACACGATGTTGAGAGATACGATTCTGTATTCCGAGGTATCGTTACAACTGACGGCTACGAGTACGAATCCATAGATGGTTGGGAATCACATAGCTCCCATAAGTCAAATAAATTGCAGAATGAATTGAAAGACCTTGTAGAACAACTTGAAAAACATTCTGAAACGGCGGATAGACCGGATATCTCACAAGCGGCACTCGAACGACTCAAAGCAAATGGCTACGCATGA